In Spiroplasma floricola 23-6, the DNA window TATCAAATGCTTGTTGATTCATCATTTCTTCTTGTAAAGGATAAACTAGTATTATTTCTAATAAATAAGTCATTAAATAGTAAGTGTTCATATATTCCATAAACATTTCAATTCTTTGATTTGTTAAACTATCTTCTTTTATATTAGATAATCTAATATAAATATTTTTGTAGTTTTTATTGAATTCCAAGATATTTTCCATTAATTTTGCAAATGCTGACTCTACATCTTGTTTTGAAACCTCTTTAAAGAACTTATTTAAAGGTTTAAATACTTCATTAGTATCTTGATCTAAATTTAACTGTTCATATTTAGCAATCATTTCATTAGCTTTTACTCCAAATGCTTGTACAGCAGTTGCAACAATAACATCAATTCCTTTTGGATTTGTTATTACTTCTTTTTCTAAATTCTCTTTTTCCATATTTACATCAATTGAAATAAGAACAATAATTGAGTTTTGCAATATTGACATTAAATGGTTTAAAAGTATTAGCCTATCTAAGTTTTTATCTAAAACTTCTCAATCTGCAAAAGTCTTGTCAAATTCTTTTCCTAAATTTTCAATATCTTCTCTAGTAGATAATTGAGAATTCTCATTCAAAAAACTTTCAATATTTGAAGGTACTTTAAATTCATTTTTAATATTTTGTTTTAAATTTTCATATACAGTATTTACTCTTTTAACAATGATTTTTTCATAATTAATTGATTTAATTTCTTTCATAAAAATCTCTTTTCTAATTTTATATATAAAATAATCATACTACATTTGATATTATTATAAATAATAAGGGGGATTTTAATATGGTATGAGGTGAATCAAATTCAAGAGATTTCTTAGATTGAGCAGATTTTTGCAGAAATAATACTGTTAGAGAAAAATCAATAAATACTTCAATAAATGGAGCAAATTTTGCAAACGATAAAAGCTCTTCTCAATACAACTCTGTAAAGGCAACTATTTTAAATACTATAGAGAGTTATAAAAGCATTAGTGTTCAACAATTATATAACGTTTTGCCAGAAAGTATTGTTGCAAATCCTACTTCAAAACATGTAATTTTACAGTTATATTTTGAAGATAACTTAAAAATACAAGGACAAGCTAAAAATAATAATGATCGTGAATCAAATTTTGTTTTAATTTTTGTCAAAAAGATGATACCAAAACAACCTGCTCCATTAACTGATAGACAAAAAGGTCAATCAAATATTGAAGACTTAATTGATAATAACTGACAAGCAACTGGTAGAAAACTTGAATTTGACAAAATGGAACGTAAAGATAAAAGCAATCTTAATATTAGCTTAAAACGAGTTAATCCAACTCCAACAAATAGAGTTGGAGAAAAGCCAAATATTGATGTTAGAGAAACCATTAAAGAAAAACCAATTCCTACTCCAATACCAAAAGCTATACCAAAAGAAGAAATACCTGTAAAAGTAAATTCAAATATAACTTACATTGAAATTCCTAAACCAAAACCTGAAATAATAAAAGAAGAAGTGGTTAGTCCAATTAAAATGAATCTTGAGTATAGACCAACTCCAAAAGTTAAAGAAGTTATAATTGAAGATAAAGTCTTTTATGGACTAAGCGCATTTGATCTATATTACATAGAAGCATTTTTAAGTGATGCTGCAATTAAAGAAGAAGCATATCAAAAAGAAATAAAAATTACTAGAGATATTGTAAAAGTAAGAGGAGATATTAAATATACTGAAGAAAAGCAATATTCTAGTTTAGGTAAAAACATTGCAAAATTTTTTGGTTGTTTAACTATAGTTGGTATTCCCTTTGTAATTGCATACAGTGGAAATAAAATAAGAAAAAAAGCAACTAAAACTTATAAAGAACAGTTGAAAAATAGAGGCTATGATTCTATTAAGCAAGATTTAAAATTAGCTAATCCTAAGATAATAGAGTTTTAAAAAAAAGAACCTAATTTTGAGGTTCTTTTTTTACATTTCTTGTCTTTTAAAACTACTTTTTAAAATTTTTGCTTCACTTATAATATTTTTTAATTCATTTTTCTTAATTTTGATTTCTAACTTTGCTTGTTTAATTGCTTCTTTACATTTTTCAATTTCAGTTTCCTTAGCATTTTTTTTTACTTTAAAATCAGCTAACTTATCTTTTAATTCTTCTTTTGTCATAATTGTTTCTCCTTGGTTTATAAGAACATTTTGCTTACTCAATAATTTTAATTTAAAAGCCAATTATTGTCAAATATAGTCTTTTTATGCTAAGAAACTCTTTTTTTATTTTTTTGTATTCGGATTTTCTGTTAAAGCTCACTTTTCCATTTTTTCAAAATGATCTACAATTTTTTTAGGTGTTAATGAGTTAATTAACTCATTTTTTGTTTCATAAAATCTTTCAATTCTGTTATCCTCTTTTAAAATAATTAAATCTATTTCTTTTCCTTTAGGAGAATATAAAGTTTTTCTATAATCCAAATTTGGAGTAAACTGTTGAATTTTATATTTATATATAAAATCTCAAGCTCTATATATATCATTTTTGTTTTTCTACAGAAGTAGCATTAAACTCCTTTTGTAATTCAGTTTGTTCTTGTTTTGTTTTATTAAAATAGTCATTTTCAACTTTTCATTTATATGACTTTTCTATTGCTATTTCTCTTCAATAGTCCAAATCATCATATTTTACTTTTATTTTCTCTTCTATTTCTTCAATACTTTTTGGTTGTTCTGTTTCCATAAAAAAGTCTTTATCTGTTTCTATTTCTTTTTCTCCTTTAATTTGACATGAAGTTAAAGTTAAAGTACTCATAGCAGTCATTGAAAAAGCTGCTATTAAATTTAATAATTTTTTCATATTATCATTTCCTCTCTCAAAAATATATATTCTATTTTTTTGTATTCGGATTTTCTGTTAAAGCTCACTGTTCCATTTTTTTATAGTGATCTACAATTTTTTTAGGTGTTAATGAGTTAATTAAATGGTTTCTATTATTATAAAATCATTTCATACTATTCTCATTTTTTGATATATCTAAGTTTATTTCTTTTCCTTTAGGAGAATATAAAGTTTTTTTATAATCTAAATTTGGAAAAAACTGCTGAATCTTATACTCATATATAAATTTCCAAGCTATATATATAAAATTTTTGTTGTTCTATGCAAGTAGCATTAAATTTTTTAGTTAATTCTTCTCTCTCTTCTTTAGTTTTGTTTCAATAATCATTAGCTCAAACTCACTGATCTCATTTATCATGCGACAATTCATTATACTCCTTTTGTATATCATATGTATTTATTATTCTTTCTTCTACTTCTTCAATACTTTTCGGTTGCTC includes these proteins:
- a CDS encoding lipoprotein, producing MKKLLNLIAAFSMTAMSTLTLTSCQIKGEKEIETDKDFFMETEQPKSIEEIEEKIKVKYDDLDYWREIAIEKSYKWKVENDYFNKTKQEQTELQKEFNATSVEKQKWYI
- a CDS encoding lipoprotein, with protein sequence MKKLLNLIAAFSMTAMSTLTLTSCQIKGEKEIETDKDFFMETEQPKSIEEVEERIINTYDIQKEYNELSHDKWDQWVWANDYWNKTKEEREELTKKFNATCIEQQKFYIYSLEIYIWV